One Panicum virgatum strain AP13 chromosome 9K, P.virgatum_v5, whole genome shotgun sequence genomic region harbors:
- the LOC120647192 gene encoding serine/threonine-protein phosphatase PP2A-4 catalytic subunit-like has translation MEPMNVDNGGCGGLDAQIEQLMQCRPLAEQEVKSLCEKAKEILMEESNVQPVKSPVTICGDIHGQFHDLVELFRIGGKCPDTNYLFMGDYVDRGYYSVETVTLLVALKVRHPHRITILRGNHESRQITQVYGFYDECLRKYGNANVWKTFTDLFDYFPLTALVESEIFCLHGGLSPSIENLDSVRSLDRVQEVPHEGPMCDLLWSDPDDRCGWGISPRGAGYTFGQDISEQFNHTNNLKLVARAHQLVMEGYNWAHEQKVVTIFSAPNYCYRCGNMASILEVDDCNSHTFIQFEPAPRRGEPDVTRRTPDYFL, from the exons GTTAAGTCGCTGTGCGAGAAGGCCAAGGAGATATTGATGGAGGAAAGCAATGTTCAG CCTGTCAAGAGTCCAGTGACGATATGTGGTGATATCCATGGACAATTTCATGATCTTGTAGAGCTTTTTCGGATCGGCGGAAAG TGTCCAGATACCAATTACTTATTTATGGGGGATTACGTGGACCGTGGCTACTATTCTGTTGAGACTGTCACT CTGCTAGTAGCACTGAAAGTGCGCCACCCACATCGAATTACGATCCTTCGTGGGAACCACGAAAGTCGGCAG ATCACACAAGTGTATGGATTCTACGACGAATGCCTGCGAAA GTATGGCAATGCAAATGTATGGAAGACATTTACAGACCTTTTTGATTATTTCCCTCTGACGGCTCTG GTGGAATCTGAGATTTTCTGCCTTCATGGTGGTTTATCTCCATCAATTGAAAATCTTGATAGCGTACGTAGCCTAGATCGTGTCCAAGAGGTTCCTCATGAGGGACCTATGTGCGATCTTTTATGGTCAGATCCGGACGATCGATGTGGTTGGGGCATATCTCCTCGTGGTGCTGGCTACACATTTGGCCAG GACATATCAGAGCAGTTTAATCACACGAACAATCTCAAACTTGTAGCTCGGGCCCATCAGTTAGTTATGGAAGGATATAACTGGGCTCAT GAACAAAAAGTTGTCACCATATTCAGTGCTCCAAACTATTGCTACCGATGTGGCAATATGGCATCCATTTTGGAAGTTGACGACTGCAACAGTCACACTTTCATACAG TTTGAACCAGCCCCTAGGAGAGGTGAGCCAGATGTGACCCGAAGAACACCAGATTATTTCCTTTAA
- the LOC120647189 gene encoding fatty acyl-CoA reductase 2, chloroplastic-like → MGSSSCVNLSRAVLFAGGRRGHQHGRGGLLFPSPPSLLSRRHGNGGALACCSSSATGSSRPPPPSSSFPAVNGLGGDSGEAGSTTTSPEDHAGGIGVAEFLGVKNFLITGATGFLAKVLIEKILRTNPDVGKIYVLIKAKDSEAALRRLQNEVVDTELFRCLQEIHGKDYSSFIARKLIPVVGDVREANIGIAPELADEIAGQVDIIINSAANTTFDERYDVAMDINTVGPFRIMSFAQRFRRLKLFLQVSTAYVNGKRQGLVLEKPFRMGDTIAKELGSSEDKGSAVLDIEAEIKLAFGYSRRHSGDSASFAQEMKDLGLERAKLHGWQDTYVFTKAMGEMVINSMRGEVPVVTIRPSVIESTWRDPFPGWMEGNRMMDPVVLYYGKGQLSGFLADPEGVLDVVPADMVVNATLASMAKHGGGASPGMHVYHVSSSTVNPLVFGELSRFLFQHFTRCPYSDAAGRPIPVPPMRLFDSMEQFASYVETDALLRRRSSSAEQRRRLISQRARDLCAKSVEQTIHLGSIYQPYTFYGGRFDNGNTEALFAAMSAPEQARFHFDVRSVDWTDYITNVHIPGLRKHVMKGRGVGATNQLLASTSV, encoded by the exons ATGGGGAGTTCGTCATGCGTGAACCTCTCCCGCGCCGTCCTCTTCGCCGGAGGCCGCCGCGGGCACCAGCACGGCAGGGGCGGCCTGCTCttcccgtcgccgccgtcgttgcTGTCGAGGCGGCACGGCAATGGCGGCGCCCTGGCGTGCTGCTCGTCGTCCGCTACAGGCTcatcaaggccgccgccgccatcgtcgtcctTCCCAGCAGTGAACGGGCTCGGCGGCGATTCGGGAGAGGCCGGTTCCACCACCACGTCGCCGGAGGATCACGCCGGAGGGATTGGGGTCGCGGAGTTCCTCGGCGTCAAGAACTTCCTCATCACCGGCGCAACCGGTTTCCTGGCTAAAG TTCTTATCGAGAAGATTTTGAGGACGAATCCTGACGTTGGCAAGATATACGTGCTGATCAAGGCCAAGGACAGCGAAGCAGCATTGAGGAGATTGCAAAACGAG GTAGTGGACACGGAGCTGTTCAGATGCCTACAGGAAATCCACGGGAAGGACTACAGCAGCTTCATCGCAAGGAAGCTGATCCCCGTCGTCGGCGACGTCAGGGAGGCCAACATCGGCATCGCTCCCGAGCTCGCCGACGAGATCGCCGGCCAAGTCGACATCATCATCAACTCGGCGGCCAACACCACGTTCGACGAGCG GTACGATGTCGCCATGGACATCAACACCGTGGGCCCGTTCCGGATCATGAGCTTCGCGCAGCGGTTCCGGCGGCTCAAGCTCTTCTTGCAAGTGTCGACAG CATATGTGAATGGGAAGAGGCAAGGCCTGGTGCTGGAGAAGCCGTTTCGCATGGGAGACACCATAGCCAAGGAGTTGGGATCTTCAGAAGATAAGGGCAGCGCCGTGCTGGACATCGAGGCAGAGATCAAACTGGCCTTCGGCTActccagaagacactccggtgATTCTGCTTCTTTCGCTCAAGAAATGAAAGATCTAGGCCTGGAGAG GGCAAAGCTTCATGGCTGGCAAGACACCTACGTGTTCACCAAGGCCATGGGGGAGATGGTGATCAACAGCATGCGAGGGGAGGTACCGGTGGTCACCATCAGGCCCAGCGTCATCGAGAGCACCTGGAGGGACCCCTTCCCCGGCTGGATGGAAGGGAACAG GATGATGGATCCTGTCGTCCTCTACTACGGCAAAGGCCAGCTGAGTGGGTTCCTCGCGGATCCAGAAGGCGTTCTCGATGTG GTCCCGGCGGACATGGTGGTGAACGCGACGCTGGCGTCGATGGcgaagcacggcggcggcgcgtcgcccgGGATGCACGTGTACCACGTGTCGTCGTCGACGGTGAACCCGCTGGTGTTCGGCGAGCTGAGCCGGTTCCTGTTCCAGCACTTCACGCGGTGCCCCTACAGcgacgcggcggggcggcccATCCCGGTGCCGCCGATGCGGCTGTTCGACAGCATGGAGCAGTTCGCCAGCTACGTGGAGACGGAcgcgctgctgcggcggcggagctcgtcggcggagcagcggcggcggctcatcTCGCAGCGGGCGCGCGACCTCTGCGCCAAGTCCGTCGAGCAGACCATCCACCTGGGCAGCATCTACCAGCCCTACACCTTCTACGGCGGCCGCTTCGACAACGGCAACACGGAGGCGCTCTTCGCGGCCATGTCGGCGCCGGAGCAGGCGCGCTTCCACTTCGACGTGCGGAGCGTCGACTGGACGGACTACATCACCAACGTCCACATCCCGGGCCTCCGGAAGCACGTCATGAAGGGCAGGGGCGTCGGCGCCACCAACCAGCTGCTCGCCAGCACCTCCGTGTGA
- the LOC120648253 gene encoding serine/arginine repetitive matrix protein 1-like codes for MPCRGHEDGRRLGTSAGRSWERHSATPDRVAGQGRACGRGGRGRGRGGRTPAGSRDALAESQEGGRRTRAGRRRAGGSLAAGGRTRSRLVGWERIRGTVLSETPSAKPRPEPKPVANAVPDAEERGAEKAKKQEYSTDAAVSDLGSCVSLSLATDELSEAASESSAATSSVAGPERSPGRKPSARRRPVSADLGPARRDRAAAASYGVRSRSARASPSPPPPRHVPRDRSVSRSPSPAAKRPSTEHRRAASPAAPAQRKPPVPARPSGRVSPRRAQEPPPPPASPPPPSQPEDDDVTVSSDEHSAPEWGRPGGRRGSEDEDGVVGFVLGRLEPFPAGLIWDLA; via the exons atgccttgcagaggccaCG AAGACGGAAGACGGTTGGGGACGAGCGCCGGCCGGAGCTGGGAAAGGCACTCCGCCACGCCGGACAGGGTAGCCGGGCAGGGGCGGGCCTGCGGCAGAGGTGGCAGGGGCCGAGGCAGGGGTGGCCGGACACCAGCCGGCAGCCGTGACGCGCTCGCAGAGTCGCAGGAGGGCGGGCGTCGGACGCgggcggggcgccgccgcgccgggggcAGCTTGGCGGCTGGCGGCCGGACGCGGAGTCGCTTGGTCGGGTGGGAAAGAATCAGGGGGACCGTGCTCTCGGAGACGCCGAGCGCCAAGCCGAGGCCCGAGCCCAAGCCCGTCGCCAATGCCGTCCCCGACGCGGAGGAGCGAGGAGCGGAGAAGGCGAAGAAGCAGGAGTACAGCACCGACGCCGCGGTGAGCGACCTCGGCAGCTGCGTGTCGCTCTCGCTCGCCACCGACGAGCTGTCAGAGGCGGCTTCGGAGTCGTCGGCCGCGACCAGCTCGGTGGCCGGGCCGGAGCGGTCGCCCGGGAGGAAGCCGTCGGCCAGGAGGCGCCCGGTCTCCGCCGATCTGGGGCCCGCGCGTCGGgaccgcgccgcggcggcctcctACGGCGTCCGCTCACGCAGCGCGCGGGCCTCGCcgtccccgcctccgccgcggcacGTGCCCCGGGACCGCTCCGTGAGTcggtcgccgtcgcccgcgGCGAAGCGGCCGTCGACGGAGCACCGTCGCGCCGCCAGcccagccgcgcccgcgcagcggAAGCCGCCTGTCCCGGCAAGGCCGTCCGGTCGCGTGTCGCCGCGGCGCGCCcaggagccgccgcctcctcccgcctcgccaccgccgccctcgcAGCCGGAAGACGACGACGTCACCGTGTCAAGTGATGAGCACAGCGCCCCGGAGTGGGGGAGGCCGGGAGGGCGGAGGGGATCTGAGGATGAGGATGGGGTGGTAGGGTTTGTATTGGGCCGACTTGAGCCTTTCCCAGCTGGGCTAATTTGGGATTTGGCATAG
- the LOC120647193 gene encoding cyclin-dependent kinase inhibitor 5-like, with product MGKYMRKGKVSGEVAVMEVPGGALLGVRTRSRTLALQRAQRPPDKGEADDAAGEYLELRSRRLEKPHKERAAAPAPKRGAARKAAAAASPVLAEDEVEASFGENVLDCDAMERNTRETTPCSLIKNSEMISTPGSTTKSKISSSMTSRRRMETSICRFIPNSLEMEEFFAAAEQHEQHTFREKYNFCPVNDSPLPGRYEWTRLGC from the exons ATGGGAAAGTACATGCGCAAGGGCAAGGTGTCCGGGGAGGTCGCCGTCATGGAGGTTCCCGGCGGCGCGCTGCTCGGCGTCCGCACGCGCTCCCGCACGCTAGCGCTGCAGCGGGCGCAGAGGCCGCCGGACAAGGGGGAGGCGGACGACGCCGCCGGGGAGTACCTCGAGCTCCGGAGCCGGAGGCTCGAGAAGCCGCAcaaggagcgggcggcggcgcccgcgcccaAGAGGGGCGCCGCTaggaaggccgccgccgcggcgtcgcccGTGCTGGCCGAGGACGAGGTCGAGGCGTCCTTCGGGGAGAACGTGCTCGACTGCGATGCCATGGAAAG GAATACCAGAGAGACGACGCCTTGCAGTTTGATTAAGAACTCAGAGATGATAAGCACCCCAGGATCCACAACTAAAAGCAAAATAAGCAGCTCGATGACTTCCCGTCGCAGAATGGAAACCTCAATCTGCCGTTTCATACCGAATTCACTTGAGATGGAAGAGTTCTTCGCAGCGGCTGAACAACATGAGCAGCATACCTTCAGGGAGAA GTATAACTTCTGTCCTGTGAACGACAGCCCTCTTCCTGGCCGGTATGAATGGACGAGGCTAGGCTGCTAG